The Clostridium cylindrosporum DSM 605 genome includes a region encoding these proteins:
- a CDS encoding helix-turn-helix domain-containing protein, with translation MIKCNLRILMAEHKVDDISQLMKMSGLSRNSINKLYKEEDISSIKIDTLIKLCNVFKCNLSTLIDYIPAD, from the coding sequence GTGATTAAATGTAATTTAAGAATATTGATGGCTGAACATAAGGTAGATGATATTTCTCAACTTATGAAAATGTCTGGATTGAGTCGTAACTCTATTAATAAACTCTATAAAGAGGAGGATATTTCCAGTATAAAAATCGATACGCTTATAAAATTATGTAATGTATTTAAGTGTAATTTATCAACTTTAATTGATTATATCCCTGCCGATTAA